One window of the Flavobacteriaceae bacterium YJPT1-3 genome contains the following:
- a CDS encoding DUF998 domain-containing protein: protein MSITVKKVGIFGLLAVLILITALLTFGLLNSEFSFFDDFISQLGAKDQPNAVWFNWIGFVTVGILLFIFGFSYGCLLKDKLVSILLSLFGLGFGFTAIPMDMQFSDAPFSKAHVVAICLGLAFWLFGLSRLGHNQRLNRKVRNRANWTAVILVLSMIGYVLGIWSMPITHRLVFGIVFVWTAITSIELLLKNLRKSKTPHNVT, encoded by the coding sequence ATGAGCATAACAGTAAAAAAGGTTGGAATTTTTGGATTGCTCGCTGTACTGATCTTAATTACGGCTTTGTTGACCTTTGGTTTACTGAATTCGGAATTCAGCTTTTTTGATGATTTTATTAGCCAACTGGGAGCAAAAGATCAACCCAATGCTGTTTGGTTTAATTGGATCGGATTTGTGACTGTTGGAATTTTGCTTTTTATTTTCGGGTTTAGTTATGGCTGTTTACTAAAAGATAAGCTTGTATCCATTTTATTGTCATTGTTCGGATTGGGATTTGGCTTTACTGCAATCCCCATGGATATGCAATTTTCAGACGCACCCTTTTCTAAAGCTCATGTAGTAGCCATATGTCTTGGATTGGCATTTTGGTTATTCGGGCTATCGAGGCTTGGACATAACCAAAGATTAAACAGAAAAGTTAGGAACCGTGCAAATTGGACCGCCGTCATTTTGGTCTTGTCCATGATTGGGTACGTTTTGGGCATTTGGTCTATGCCGATTACTCATCGATTGGTGTTCGGAATCGTTTTTGTATGGACCGCAATAACCTCGATTGAATTACTATTAAAAAACCTAAGGAAAAGTAAAACTCCCCACAACGTCACATAA
- a CDS encoding dihydrofolate reductase family protein — MPKSQELKTSRSKIIYYVASSLDGYIAGVQDDISKFPAAGKGVDHYLADLKHFETVLMGRRTYEFGYQFGLLPGQPAYPHMKHYIFSETLQIDHLADNVHIEKLSAERIQEIRNEADTDIYLCGGGQLAGWLLDHGLIDLLKLKLNPIILGDGIPLFGNSTSSFSAQLMEKQSFKDGLQLLTYALKK, encoded by the coding sequence ATGCCAAAATCACAGGAATTGAAAACAAGTCGATCAAAAATAATCTATTACGTCGCCAGTTCTTTGGATGGTTATATTGCCGGAGTCCAGGATGACATCAGTAAATTTCCGGCGGCGGGTAAGGGCGTAGATCACTATTTGGCCGATTTAAAACACTTTGAGACCGTCCTTATGGGACGTCGTACGTATGAATTTGGCTATCAATTTGGACTCCTACCGGGACAACCGGCGTACCCACACATGAAGCATTATATTTTCTCTGAAACTTTGCAAATCGACCACCTGGCTGACAACGTTCACATTGAAAAATTATCCGCTGAGCGTATTCAAGAGATCCGAAACGAGGCAGATACTGATATTTACCTATGCGGCGGTGGACAATTGGCAGGCTGGCTCCTGGACCATGGTCTGATCGACCTGCTTAAATTGAAACTAAACCCCATCATTCTCGGTGACGGAATTCCGCTCTTTGGAAATTCCACGTCTTCATTTAGCGCACAGTTGATGGAAAAACAATCATTTAAAGACGGACTTCAACTCCTGACTTACGCATTAAAAAAATAA
- the bla gene encoding subclass B1 metallo-beta-lactamase yields MLKNCILLALIPALLGCQPNPSPLKSHESDRLKIEQITDNIFKHISYLETESYGKVACNGMIYRHGNEVLIFDTPTNNKASEELIQWIGNRDIKGVVVTHFHIDCLGGLEVFHAKEIQSYANTQTIELARQKGIVLPKNGFEDRMEFQIDDKIALATYFGPGHTLDNTVGYIPSEKALFGGCLIKAMGSGKGNLANAATNEWSTTVEKIKKEFDTLEIVIPGHGREGGRELLDFTIDLFKVE; encoded by the coding sequence ATGCTTAAAAACTGTATCCTTTTAGCGCTAATCCCGGCCTTGCTTGGCTGCCAACCAAACCCATCACCGCTGAAGAGCCACGAGTCAGACAGGCTGAAAATTGAACAGATCACCGATAATATCTTTAAGCACATCTCTTACCTGGAGACAGAATCCTATGGTAAAGTGGCTTGCAACGGGATGATCTATCGCCATGGTAATGAAGTGTTGATTTTTGACACCCCTACCAATAATAAGGCGTCCGAAGAATTGATCCAATGGATAGGTAATAGAGACATCAAAGGAGTGGTCGTTACTCATTTTCACATCGATTGCCTGGGCGGACTTGAAGTCTTTCACGCCAAAGAGATCCAGTCATACGCGAATACCCAAACGATTGAATTAGCCAGACAAAAAGGAATAGTACTCCCCAAAAACGGTTTTGAAGATCGGATGGAGTTCCAGATTGATGATAAAATCGCGCTGGCTACCTATTTCGGCCCGGGACATACCTTAGATAACACCGTAGGTTATATCCCGAGCGAAAAGGCCCTTTTTGGGGGCTGTTTAATTAAAGCAATGGGCTCAGGAAAAGGAAACCTGGCCAATGCCGCTACCAATGAATGGTCCACTACGGTCGAGAAAATCAAAAAAGAGTTCGATACCCTGGAAATTGTCATTCCCGGTCACGGGAGAGAAGGCGGCAGGGAACTGTTGGATTTTACCATAGACTTATTTAAGGTCGAATAG